One part of the Agarivorans sp. Alg241-V36 genome encodes these proteins:
- the nudE gene encoding ADP compounds hydrolase NudE, whose protein sequence is MSKHHPPRLLDSAIAAESRFFKIEELHLEFSNGERRIYERLVGSGQGAVMVLPITEQNELLLISEYAAGTERYELGFVKGLVDRGEAAIDAANRELQEEVGFKAQDLQLLTELSVAPGYFSSHMSVYVAQGLQPSVLEGDEPEPLEVIKLPLDEIDNLYANPAFSEARSVASLLLLEKWLKQNKVRSI, encoded by the coding sequence ATGAGCAAGCATCATCCGCCTCGATTATTAGACAGCGCCATTGCTGCCGAAAGTCGCTTCTTCAAGATTGAAGAATTACACCTCGAGTTTAGCAACGGCGAACGACGGATTTATGAACGCTTAGTAGGATCAGGTCAGGGTGCGGTAATGGTATTACCGATTACCGAACAAAATGAACTGCTGCTTATTAGTGAATATGCCGCCGGAACAGAGCGTTATGAACTAGGCTTTGTTAAAGGATTGGTCGATCGTGGTGAAGCTGCTATTGATGCCGCCAACCGCGAATTACAAGAAGAAGTGGGATTTAAAGCACAAGATTTGCAACTACTCACCGAGTTATCGGTAGCACCGGGATATTTCTCTAGTCATATGTCGGTGTATGTAGCGCAGGGTTTGCAACCCAGTGTGTTAGAAGGCGATGAGCCTGAGCCCTTAGAAGTGATAAAGCTACCACTTGATGAGATAGATAATTTGTACGCAAATCCGGCCTTTTCAGAAGCGCGTAGTGTTGCGTCATTGTTGCTCCTTGAGAAATGGTTAAAGCAGAACAAGGTGAGAAGTATATAG
- a CDS encoding PEP-CTERM sorting domain-containing protein, translated as MRIIKASMVSIGLGLLLLTQSAIATVMYDQNVTSDVIFGSGNANGGFTVDRQNGIELGLRAKLRFDEFNNPQNIFNSNGDGTYQFDNIAPPTGFDSAPGSLATAIWNFEWSINSNFDGSGGALDSLSYLLEIDFDPSASTNFLGFDPVNVPNSDNALGNNSTANGDGLVDSGNYASLLSVYNLAQNSWNMEFGTSDFISTEVGIYDFVLTAFGPQDEVLARTSMQVINATVAEPQTLLIMLLSLAGLAWIRRQRS; from the coding sequence ATGAGAATAATAAAAGCAAGCATGGTTAGTATTGGCTTAGGTCTTTTGCTACTAACGCAATCGGCCATAGCTACAGTGATGTATGACCAAAACGTAACGAGTGATGTGATATTTGGTAGTGGTAATGCTAACGGAGGCTTTACCGTTGATAGACAAAATGGCATCGAGTTAGGCCTAAGAGCGAAACTTCGTTTTGACGAGTTTAATAACCCGCAGAACATCTTTAATAGTAACGGTGACGGTACTTACCAGTTCGATAACATCGCACCACCTACTGGATTTGACTCCGCACCAGGTTCGCTGGCTACCGCTATTTGGAATTTTGAATGGTCTATTAATAGTAACTTTGATGGCAGCGGTGGAGCTTTAGACAGCCTTTCTTATTTGTTAGAAATCGATTTTGATCCTAGCGCTAGTACTAACTTTTTGGGCTTTGACCCAGTTAATGTACCGAATTCTGATAACGCCTTAGGAAATAACAGTACTGCCAATGGCGATGGCTTAGTTGATTCAGGTAATTACGCTAGTTTGTTAAGTGTATATAATTTGGCGCAAAACTCATGGAATATGGAATTTGGCACGAGCGATTTCATCTCCACTGAAGTAGGAATTTATGATTTTGTCCTAACTGCTTTTGGGCCGCAAGATGAAGTGCTTGCACGCACTTCTATGCAAGTGATTAACGCCACTGTCGCAGAGCCGCAAACCTTGCTTATTATGTTGTTGTCATTAGCGGGTTTAGCCTGGATTAGGCGCCAAAGAAGCTAA
- the yrfG gene encoding GMP/IMP nucleotidase: MFDWTKIDTVLLDMDGTLLDLHYDNYFWMHYLPISFAHQNKLSLAEARERLFADYETVSGTLDWYCFDYWSNKTNIDIRNLKTEVEHKIQWRDDVKPFLEALATAGKKRVLLTNCHPDGLTTKIKVTGLDQYLDTLFSSHQFGYPKEDPKLWEALIEHHPFDPERTLFIDDNETVLDQANKFGIKYLLGINNPDSKQASKVFSHFPSIDDYHHFTKELLG; this comes from the coding sequence ATGTTTGACTGGACTAAAATCGATACCGTTTTATTAGATATGGATGGCACTTTATTAGATCTGCATTACGATAATTACTTCTGGATGCACTATCTACCCATCTCCTTTGCCCACCAAAATAAGCTGAGTTTAGCTGAAGCACGCGAGCGTTTGTTCGCCGACTACGAAACCGTGTCTGGCACGCTAGATTGGTATTGCTTCGACTATTGGAGCAATAAAACCAATATTGATATTCGAAACTTAAAAACAGAAGTTGAGCACAAGATTCAGTGGCGAGACGACGTAAAACCCTTTTTAGAAGCGCTCGCTACAGCGGGAAAAAAGCGGGTATTGCTGACCAACTGTCATCCCGACGGGCTCACTACCAAGATTAAAGTGACCGGCCTAGATCAATATCTTGATACTTTGTTTAGCTCCCACCAATTTGGTTACCCCAAAGAAGATCCAAAGCTTTGGGAAGCCTTAATAGAGCACCATCCCTTTGACCCAGAGCGTACTTTGTTTATTGACGACAACGAAACTGTGCTCGATCAAGCCAATAAGTTTGGCATTAAGTATCTATTAGGGATCAATAACCCAGACTCAAAACAGGCCAGTAAAGTGTTTAGCCACTTCCCGTCTATTGATGACTACCATCATTTCACTAAAGAGTTGCTAGGCTAA
- the gltS gene encoding sodium/glutamate symporter: protein MDTVYPVGELGSFLIALTVLFIGRIICHYVAILKKYNIPEPIVGGLVVAIVITVLKMRGIELSFALPLQDTLMLMFFATIGLAANYKLLIKGGRKVFVFLAIASVYIVLQNGLGVVLATLLGLEPMMGLFAGSITLSGGHGTGAAWSQIFADEYNIQTLEFAMAAATFGLVMGGIIGGPVGQRLINKKNLESPFSKGKSHHKTHPDLITYSRKEEDLVTPTSVIEVLFLLLACVVMAKVAKGLETELALAWLKMPDFVYALFFGVLIANVSEFSGRYEINHECVDLLGTLSLSLFLSMALMSLRLWEIFDLALPLLIILLCQTIMIALFASYVSYRFMGGGYDSAVIAGGHCGFGLGATPTAVMNMSALVSRNGPSPPAFMVVPIVGAFFIDIVNLIVLQTYISFLS, encoded by the coding sequence ATGGACACTGTTTATCCAGTCGGAGAGCTGGGCTCTTTTCTTATAGCACTTACTGTGTTGTTTATCGGACGTATCATTTGTCACTACGTGGCAATACTCAAAAAGTACAACATCCCCGAGCCAATTGTTGGCGGCTTAGTGGTAGCCATTGTTATAACCGTACTAAAAATGCGCGGTATAGAGTTGAGTTTTGCACTGCCCTTGCAAGACACCTTAATGCTGATGTTCTTTGCCACCATTGGCCTTGCCGCCAACTACAAACTCCTGATAAAAGGCGGTAGAAAAGTTTTTGTATTTTTGGCAATAGCCTCGGTGTACATCGTGCTGCAAAACGGTTTAGGTGTGGTGCTAGCTACTTTGCTCGGGCTAGAACCGATGATGGGATTGTTTGCTGGTTCCATTACTCTCTCTGGAGGGCACGGAACAGGCGCGGCTTGGTCACAAATCTTTGCCGATGAGTACAATATTCAAACCTTAGAATTTGCCATGGCCGCAGCTACCTTTGGCTTGGTGATGGGCGGTATTATTGGCGGCCCGGTAGGCCAGCGTTTAATTAACAAAAAGAATCTAGAATCGCCGTTCTCCAAGGGCAAAAGTCACCATAAAACCCACCCTGACTTAATCACTTATAGTCGCAAAGAAGAAGATCTAGTTACCCCAACTTCGGTGATAGAAGTGCTATTTTTGCTGCTGGCGTGTGTAGTGATGGCCAAGGTAGCAAAAGGCTTAGAAACGGAGCTCGCACTCGCTTGGCTTAAAATGCCAGACTTTGTGTATGCTCTGTTCTTTGGCGTACTTATTGCCAATGTGAGTGAGTTTAGCGGCCGCTATGAGATTAATCATGAATGCGTAGACTTGCTCGGAACCCTGTCCCTTTCATTGTTTCTTTCAATGGCTTTAATGAGCTTACGACTTTGGGAAATTTTTGATTTGGCCTTACCGCTACTCATCATTTTACTCTGCCAAACCATTATGATTGCGCTGTTTGCTAGTTATGTCAGCTATCGCTTTATGGGTGGAGGTTATGACTCAGCAGTAATTGCCGGTGGCCATTGCGGCTTTGGCCTAGGAGCAACGCCCACTGCGGTTATGAACATGAGTGCGCTGGTGTCTCGTAATGGACCTTCACCACCAGCATTTATGGTGGTGCCTATTGTTGGCGCTTTCTTCATCGATATCGTGAATCTAATCGTGCTACAAACTTATATTAGCTTTTTAAGCTAA
- a CDS encoding type II secretion system protein N, with protein sequence MKKYFALALLLISVYLISLIATTPLAVVLNYAPLPKGIALNHPSGSIWSGKLNSVDTPNLSLNQVHWQLKPSALLLGRIAADVQLGTGQELHGEGQVGLSFSGWYAKDFELEAPASWVVEQVPMPLPLSIEGDIQLNLAEASQGSPWCEQLAGQLRWLGPLIGTPLGELRLDNANAELSCNEGQPTIQLSHSDPQLELELLASIGQPNWLAEGKIKAGAEMPKTMSGNLKYIGRPDPQGFYRFKQQGRLPR encoded by the coding sequence ATGAAGAAGTATTTCGCTTTAGCGCTATTACTGATATCGGTGTATTTGATTAGTTTGATAGCAACCACTCCATTGGCGGTGGTATTAAATTATGCGCCTTTACCAAAGGGCATCGCGCTTAATCATCCCAGCGGCAGCATTTGGAGTGGCAAGTTAAACAGTGTTGATACGCCAAACTTAAGCCTAAACCAAGTACATTGGCAGTTAAAACCCAGCGCCTTATTGTTGGGGCGTATTGCCGCCGATGTGCAGCTTGGTACTGGTCAAGAGCTACATGGAGAGGGGCAGGTCGGTTTAAGCTTTTCCGGTTGGTATGCCAAGGATTTTGAATTAGAAGCTCCCGCCAGTTGGGTGGTTGAGCAGGTGCCAATGCCGCTGCCTTTATCAATTGAAGGTGATATTCAATTAAACCTTGCCGAAGCTAGTCAAGGCAGCCCTTGGTGTGAGCAATTAGCCGGGCAGCTCCGTTGGCTTGGACCGCTAATTGGTACCCCATTAGGCGAACTGCGTTTAGATAACGCGAATGCCGAGCTAAGTTGCAATGAAGGGCAGCCTACTATTCAGCTTAGCCATAGCGACCCTCAGCTTGAGCTAGAGTTATTGGCCTCCATTGGACAGCCAAATTGGTTGGCCGAAGGCAAAATTAAAGCGGGCGCAGAAATGCCCAAAACCATGAGTGGTAATCTAAAGTACATAGGCCGCCCAGACCCCCAAGGTTTTTATCGCTTTAAGCAGCAAGGCCGCCTGCCTCGATAA
- the ylqF gene encoding ribosome biogenesis GTPase YlqF, with protein sequence MAIQWYPGHMHKAQKQIKEVMPKIDLIIEVLDARIPYSSENPMVASLRGDKPCIKVLNKSDLADPKTTALWQEYFEQEQGVKAIPLCTIQGNQNQDLLKLCRSMLPNKGGVDKPIHTMICGIPNVGKSTLINALAGRQIAKTGNEPAVTKAQQRIRLEGNIILSDTPGILWPKFDNVASGYRLAATGAVKDTAMEYDDVAAFACEYLLQAYPEQLKARYKLEELPESEVVLMEEIGRKRGCLVRGGQVDYVKAATIILNELRDATIGRITLETPEMVAVEKVETAKIVAEKEERKKMVEELQKAKKRQRRRKNS encoded by the coding sequence ATGGCTATTCAATGGTATCCAGGGCACATGCACAAGGCCCAAAAACAAATTAAAGAAGTGATGCCTAAAATCGATTTAATCATCGAAGTATTGGATGCGCGTATTCCCTACAGCAGTGAAAACCCAATGGTTGCGAGCCTACGTGGCGACAAACCTTGTATAAAGGTATTGAATAAAAGCGACTTAGCCGACCCCAAAACAACCGCCCTGTGGCAAGAGTATTTTGAACAGGAGCAAGGCGTAAAAGCGATTCCTCTTTGTACCATTCAAGGTAACCAAAACCAAGACCTACTTAAGCTGTGCCGTAGTATGTTGCCTAACAAAGGCGGCGTAGATAAACCTATTCACACCATGATTTGTGGTATTCCTAATGTGGGTAAATCTACCTTAATTAATGCATTAGCCGGTCGCCAAATCGCGAAAACGGGTAACGAGCCGGCGGTGACTAAGGCCCAACAGCGGATCCGCCTAGAAGGCAATATTATCCTCTCAGATACGCCTGGTATTTTGTGGCCAAAGTTCGACAACGTAGCCAGTGGCTACCGCTTAGCCGCCACCGGTGCAGTCAAAGACACCGCCATGGAATACGATGACGTAGCCGCCTTTGCTTGTGAATACTTACTACAAGCCTACCCAGAGCAGCTTAAAGCGCGATATAAACTCGAAGAACTGCCAGAATCTGAAGTGGTATTGATGGAAGAAATTGGCCGTAAGCGCGGCTGCTTAGTGCGCGGCGGACAAGTCGATTACGTTAAAGCAGCTACCATTATTCTTAATGAATTACGTGACGCTACCATTGGGCGCATCACCTTAGAAACACCAGAAATGGTAGCGGTAGAAAAAGTAGAAACCGCTAAAATTGTGGCCGAAAAGGAAGAGCGCAAAAAGATGGTGGAAGAGTTACAAAAAGCCAAAAAGCGCCAACGCCGCAGAAAAAACAGTTAG
- the gorA gene encoding glutathione-disulfide reductase — translation MREFDYLCIGAGSGGIASANRASMHGQKVALVEARHVGGTCVNVGCVPKKAMWFGAQVAEAIHRYAPDYGFDVQVNKFDWSTLVASREAYIKRIHGSYDRVLGNNGVTVINGFAKFVDANTVEVNGEQIRAKHILIATGGRPTIPNIPGAELGIDSDGFFALTEQPKRVLVLGAGYIAVELAGVLHSLGSETHLAVRKHAPLRNFDPMLSETLVEIMAEDGPTLHTNSTPKAIEKQADGSLVVSFENGNSLQVDSVIWAIGREPANDKINLEGIGVETDERGYIKVDEYSNTNVAGVYAVGDNIGKVELTPVAVKAGRLLSERLFNGQTKAKMDYDLIPTVVFSHPAIGTIGLTEPEAIAQYGEDKVKVYNSSFGAMYTAVTQHRQVTKMKLICAGEDQKVVGLHGIGLGMDEILQGFGVAMKMGATKADFDACVAIHPTSAEEFVTLR, via the coding sequence ATGAGAGAATTCGACTACCTATGCATCGGCGCAGGCAGTGGCGGTATCGCCTCGGCTAACCGTGCCTCAATGCACGGACAAAAAGTTGCCTTGGTTGAAGCGCGCCATGTTGGCGGCACTTGTGTAAACGTGGGTTGTGTACCCAAAAAAGCCATGTGGTTTGGCGCTCAGGTTGCTGAAGCCATTCACCGCTACGCCCCAGACTATGGCTTTGATGTTCAAGTAAACAAGTTTGATTGGTCTACCTTAGTGGCGAGCCGCGAAGCCTACATTAAGCGTATTCATGGCTCTTATGACCGTGTACTAGGCAACAATGGTGTAACCGTTATCAATGGCTTCGCCAAGTTTGTAGACGCCAACACTGTTGAAGTAAACGGCGAGCAAATCCGCGCAAAACACATCCTTATTGCCACCGGTGGCCGCCCAACGATACCTAATATTCCTGGCGCTGAGCTAGGCATAGATTCAGATGGCTTTTTTGCGCTTACCGAGCAACCCAAGCGCGTGTTGGTTTTAGGTGCTGGTTATATCGCCGTTGAGTTAGCAGGGGTATTACACTCTTTAGGTAGCGAAACTCACCTAGCCGTTCGCAAGCATGCGCCGCTGCGCAACTTTGACCCTATGCTAAGCGAAACCTTGGTAGAGATAATGGCCGAAGATGGCCCAACATTGCATACCAACAGCACGCCAAAAGCCATTGAAAAACAAGCTGATGGAAGCCTAGTGGTTAGCTTTGAAAACGGTAATAGCTTACAAGTAGACAGCGTAATTTGGGCTATTGGCCGCGAGCCCGCCAACGACAAAATTAACCTTGAAGGCATTGGTGTTGAAACCGATGAACGTGGTTACATTAAGGTTGATGAATACTCAAATACCAACGTTGCTGGCGTTTATGCGGTAGGTGACAACATCGGTAAAGTTGAATTGACCCCAGTTGCAGTAAAAGCTGGACGCTTATTGTCTGAGCGTTTATTCAATGGTCAAACTAAGGCGAAAATGGATTATGACTTAATCCCTACCGTAGTATTTAGCCACCCAGCCATTGGCACCATTGGCTTAACCGAGCCAGAAGCGATTGCTCAATACGGTGAAGATAAGGTGAAAGTGTATAACTCTAGCTTTGGCGCGATGTACACAGCAGTTACCCAACATCGCCAAGTGACCAAAATGAAACTAATTTGTGCCGGCGAAGACCAAAAAGTGGTTGGCCTGCACGGTATTGGTTTAGGCATGGATGAGATCTTACAAGGTTTTGGTGTAGCCATGAAAATGGGCGCAACTAAGGCTGATTTTGACGCTTGTGTGGCGATTCACCCCACTAGCGCAGAAGAGTTTGTAACACTTCGCTAG
- a CDS encoding cytochrome c5 family protein: protein MKLLNWKTLVLSICLTIVPNAFAADMSDEAIAERIKPVGEVYLDGELEVAKAPAASSGPRAGDAVYNTFCTACHSTGAAGAPKKGDSAAWAPRIAQGDQTMFDHAWKGFNAMPAKGTCGDCSEDEIKAAIAYMIK, encoded by the coding sequence GTGAAGCTTTTGAACTGGAAAACACTGGTACTATCTATTTGCTTAACAATTGTGCCGAATGCTTTTGCGGCTGATATGTCTGATGAGGCGATTGCCGAGCGTATTAAGCCAGTGGGTGAAGTTTATCTTGATGGCGAGTTAGAAGTTGCCAAAGCACCTGCTGCTTCAAGCGGTCCTCGTGCTGGCGACGCGGTATATAACACTTTCTGTACTGCCTGTCACAGTACTGGCGCAGCAGGCGCACCGAAGAAAGGTGACAGTGCAGCGTGGGCACCACGTATTGCTCAAGGTGATCAAACAATGTTTGACCATGCTTGGAAGGGCTTTAACGCAATGCCAGCAAAAGGTACTTGTGGTGATTGTAGCGAAGACGAAATTAAAGCCGCTATCGCTTATATGATTAAGTAA
- the gspM gene encoding type II secretion system protein GspM, whose protein sequence is MKQWWQSLNKREQNLVTAAAVLVAIAVLYWGIWSPIAGANAQAKQRLASQQQTLEWAQQQGSVILANGRPQQTSTEVKVSQAVSSSARQQRITISRIQPKGDEVEVWIESVPFNQLMTWLKMLSQRYGIIVENVDLDEGKQEGIVGVRRLRLGKAE, encoded by the coding sequence ATGAAGCAGTGGTGGCAAAGTTTAAACAAACGCGAACAAAACCTGGTCACTGCAGCTGCGGTACTCGTGGCCATAGCGGTATTGTATTGGGGTATTTGGTCACCAATAGCTGGCGCTAATGCTCAGGCTAAACAGCGTTTGGCTAGCCAACAGCAAACCTTAGAATGGGCTCAGCAGCAAGGCTCAGTGATTTTGGCTAATGGACGCCCTCAACAAACCAGCACTGAGGTAAAGGTAAGCCAAGCTGTGAGCAGCTCCGCTCGCCAGCAACGCATTACTATTAGCCGCATTCAGCCAAAGGGTGATGAAGTCGAAGTATGGATTGAAAGTGTGCCTTTTAATCAGTTAATGACTTGGTTAAAAATGCTCAGCCAACGCTATGGCATTATTGTTGAAAACGTAGATTTAGATGAAGGTAAACAAGAGGGCATTGTTGGTGTTCGCCGTTTACGCTTAGGAAAAGCTGAATGA
- a CDS encoding M14-type cytosolic carboxypeptidase, which produces MYISDKFDSGNIRVVELNDPQNIQLEIKHDHQSEFFQWFHFRFEGPLEQQYRFSLINAGQSAYAKGWQGYQVVASYDREEWFRIDTEFDGEQLHFSLLLEQPSVYFAYFAPYSYERHQDLLHTMQQDYRVNLNTLGQTLDGRDMSLLTIGDAEKAKHKVWVIARQHPGETMAEWFVEGLLGNLLDQDNPLAMKLLEDTVFYVVPNMNPDGSVRGHLRTNAVGANLNREWQSPSMERSPEVFLVREKMLELGGDLFLDIHGDEDLPYNFVAGCEGIPSYDERHKLLEDTFKEAFMAISPDFQDTHGYAKDEPGQANLTIAAAWLGEQFKTLSYTIEMPFKDNADMPDEAFGWSPERAMQLGCDVLFPIKQTLAKL; this is translated from the coding sequence ATGTATATCAGCGATAAATTTGATAGTGGCAATATTCGTGTTGTAGAACTTAATGATCCTCAAAATATTCAACTAGAGATAAAACACGACCATCAATCGGAATTTTTCCAATGGTTTCACTTTCGTTTTGAAGGACCCTTGGAGCAACAATATCGTTTTTCTCTGATCAATGCGGGTCAATCTGCCTATGCGAAAGGCTGGCAAGGTTATCAAGTGGTAGCCTCTTACGACCGTGAAGAGTGGTTTAGGATTGATACTGAGTTTGATGGCGAGCAATTACATTTCTCTTTGCTACTCGAGCAGCCTAGTGTTTACTTTGCTTACTTCGCCCCCTACAGCTACGAGCGTCATCAAGATTTACTGCATACCATGCAGCAGGACTATCGGGTAAATCTAAATACTCTAGGGCAAACCTTAGATGGCAGAGACATGAGCCTGCTAACTATTGGTGACGCCGAAAAAGCCAAACATAAAGTTTGGGTTATTGCTCGCCAACACCCTGGAGAAACCATGGCCGAATGGTTTGTTGAAGGCTTGTTAGGCAACCTGCTTGATCAAGATAATCCCCTGGCAATGAAACTGTTAGAAGACACTGTATTTTACGTGGTACCCAACATGAACCCTGATGGTTCAGTACGAGGCCACTTAAGAACCAATGCTGTAGGCGCTAACTTAAACCGCGAGTGGCAAAGTCCCAGCATGGAGCGAAGCCCAGAAGTGTTTTTGGTGAGAGAGAAAATGCTAGAGCTGGGCGGTGACTTATTTTTAGATATTCATGGCGATGAAGACTTACCCTATAACTTCGTGGCTGGATGTGAAGGGATCCCGTCTTACGATGAGCGCCACAAACTGCTAGAGGACACCTTTAAAGAGGCGTTTATGGCCATTTCTCCTGATTTTCAGGATACCCACGGTTACGCTAAAGACGAACCGGGGCAGGCGAACTTAACCATTGCCGCAGCGTGGTTAGGCGAGCAGTTCAAAACCCTGTCTTACACCATAGAAATGCCATTTAAAGACAATGCAGATATGCCAGACGAAGCTTTTGGTTGGTCACCAGAACGCGCCATGCAATTGGGCTGCGATGTATTGTTCCCAATAAAACAAACCCTAGCTAAGCTGTAA
- the cysQ gene encoding 3'(2'),5'-bisphosphate nucleotidase CysQ has protein sequence MIDPASVLSEVIEIARGAGEIIRKIYEEGDFVSEVKDDATPVTSADYAAHHYIMDALSKLTPEIPILSEEQADISLAEREAWQCYWLVDPLDGTQEFVSGSGDFATEIALVQNNQPVLGVVYGPIVQILYAAVKGHGAFKEQNGTRTLIKSRHYPDKPEHIRVATSRVQRPALLQAILNCNYHYKLYPLGSASLKSCMVAEGAADCYIRVGPTGEWDTGAPQIILQEAGGTLLDLHLRDLTYNLRESLENPNFISLGDPQLPWRDILKNPS, from the coding sequence ATGATAGACCCTGCTAGTGTGTTGTCAGAGGTGATTGAAATTGCTCGTGGTGCTGGCGAAATTATTCGTAAAATCTATGAAGAAGGTGATTTTGTTAGCGAAGTAAAAGATGATGCTACGCCGGTAACCTCGGCGGATTATGCTGCGCATCATTACATTATGGACGCACTAAGCAAGCTTACCCCAGAGATCCCTATTTTATCTGAAGAACAAGCCGATATTAGCTTAGCGGAAAGAGAAGCTTGGCAGTGTTATTGGTTGGTTGACCCGCTTGATGGTACGCAAGAATTTGTTTCTGGTAGCGGTGACTTTGCTACCGAGATTGCCTTGGTTCAAAATAACCAACCAGTGCTTGGCGTAGTGTATGGGCCCATTGTACAAATCTTGTATGCAGCAGTAAAAGGCCACGGCGCCTTTAAAGAGCAAAACGGTACTCGTACCTTGATTAAGAGTCGCCATTACCCCGATAAGCCAGAACATATTCGAGTCGCCACTAGTCGCGTTCAACGTCCAGCTTTGCTGCAAGCAATCTTAAACTGTAACTATCATTACAAGCTGTATCCTTTAGGCAGTGCTAGCTTAAAAAGTTGTATGGTGGCAGAAGGGGCTGCGGATTGTTATATCAGGGTAGGGCCAACCGGCGAATGGGATACTGGTGCTCCGCAGATTATTTTGCAAGAAGCAGGCGGAACCTTGTTAGATTTGCATTTGCGCGACTTAACTTACAACCTGAGGGAATCTTTAGAAAACCCTAATTTTATCTCTTTGGGTGACCCACAACTACCGTGGCGTGACATACTAAAAAATCCCAGTTAG